The following are from one region of the Leucobacter sp. Psy1 genome:
- a CDS encoding LysR family transcriptional regulator has product MELRAVKYFVAVAEAGSVTGGAEHVRISQPAVSRQLVGLEREVGTPLFTRGHGAVQLTHAGRRFLPMARDLLRRESLAREVLGRRSVEDLRLTVVAQQTTILRTLAPFIAAHGAGHPILDAVEAAPAQVYETVRSIGADIGVSTIAPPADWASKRVASVGLSAHVPSEHPLAEHEAVEVADLVRYPLILMERTHTSRTSFEAAVTRSGTTVDNPAVMSSSALAQAAAAAGRGAAVLTDAPAYGLHSVRVVHQGGRVGMPLYAAWDRDHYAGGHIAHWVAEYADWLPELEDIVDVAPL; this is encoded by the coding sequence ATGGAGCTGCGAGCCGTGAAATACTTCGTCGCCGTCGCTGAGGCGGGGTCAGTCACCGGAGGGGCCGAACACGTCAGAATCTCCCAGCCGGCGGTGTCCCGGCAGCTCGTCGGTCTTGAACGCGAAGTCGGTACGCCTCTGTTCACGCGAGGTCACGGGGCGGTGCAGCTGACGCACGCGGGTCGCCGTTTCCTGCCGATGGCGCGTGACCTGCTGCGTCGCGAGTCTCTGGCACGCGAGGTGCTCGGCAGGCGGAGCGTCGAGGACCTCCGGCTTACGGTCGTCGCTCAGCAGACGACGATCCTCCGCACTCTCGCGCCCTTCATTGCCGCTCACGGGGCCGGCCACCCGATCCTCGACGCGGTCGAAGCGGCTCCGGCTCAGGTGTATGAGACGGTACGCTCCATCGGAGCCGACATCGGCGTCTCCACCATCGCGCCTCCCGCCGACTGGGCGTCGAAGCGTGTCGCGTCAGTGGGATTGTCCGCCCATGTCCCCTCCGAGCACCCGCTCGCCGAACACGAGGCCGTCGAAGTCGCCGACCTCGTCCGCTACCCGCTGATACTCATGGAACGCACGCACACCTCGAGGACCAGCTTCGAAGCGGCAGTCACACGGAGCGGGACGACGGTGGACAATCCGGCAGTGATGAGTTCCTCCGCGCTTGCTCAGGCCGCCGCGGCGGCGGGGCGCGGTGCCGCAGTGCTCACCGATGCCCCCGCTTACGGGCTGCATTCCGTTCGGGTCGTCCACCAGGGCGGGCGCGTCGGGATGCCGCTCTATGCCGCGTGGGATCGCGACCACTACGCCGGAGGGCACATCGCTCACTGGGTGGCGGAGTACGCCGACTGGCTGCCCGAACTCGAGGACATCGTCGACGTCGCCCCGCTCTGA
- a CDS encoding M17 family metallopeptidase yields the protein MTVVIDASFDPVPSLSRSIDVTVGAASEQASPESAAAVFVGSEGELPGVLADSGLTREALAAAGFTAAANQTLVVPGSPLRVLVGTGERGITTAAALRDAVAAFTRAAKEVGALTVDLSEAIASGLDAGTAAQAAVEGAVLARYRYDALKSDPKTVLLESLALTVAEGDSDAAQSGVDRGLVLARTASLSRDLANTPPRHLNAVKFAEVISELAPQFGLEVEVFDRQQLMDLGTGGLLGVNAGSTEEPRMIKISYRPDQGGDDAAHLALIGKGIMYDSGGISLKPSNAMHAAMKFDMMGAAGVFSSMTALRDLGAQTAVTGWLMCTDNMPSGSATKLGDVLTIRGGTTVEVKNTDAEGRLVMADGLVLATEEAHRPDAIVDIATLTGAAQAALGTRTAAMLANNDDVSAQLLAAADATDETTWRLPLDHRYRDQLKSNVADLSNIGGQYGGAILAGLFLNEFVDGIPWGHLDIAGTMQSESDDLWRSTGSTGFGARLLAEFATAFEKPSTEVE from the coding sequence ATGACAGTTGTGATTGATGCTTCGTTCGATCCCGTCCCCTCGCTCTCGCGCTCCATCGACGTCACCGTCGGTGCTGCCTCCGAGCAGGCCTCGCCCGAATCCGCCGCAGCGGTATTCGTCGGGTCCGAGGGTGAGCTTCCCGGTGTGCTCGCCGACAGCGGGCTCACGCGTGAGGCGCTCGCCGCCGCTGGCTTCACCGCCGCGGCGAACCAGACGCTGGTGGTTCCCGGGTCCCCGCTCCGCGTGCTCGTGGGCACTGGCGAGCGAGGGATCACCACGGCTGCCGCGCTCCGCGACGCCGTCGCCGCGTTCACGCGTGCGGCGAAGGAGGTCGGGGCACTCACCGTCGACCTGAGCGAAGCGATCGCCTCCGGCCTCGACGCCGGCACGGCAGCCCAGGCCGCGGTCGAGGGTGCCGTTCTCGCCCGCTACCGCTACGACGCGCTGAAGAGCGATCCGAAGACGGTGCTCCTCGAATCGCTGGCACTCACGGTGGCCGAGGGTGATTCCGACGCGGCGCAGTCCGGTGTCGATCGCGGACTCGTGCTCGCGCGCACCGCGAGCCTCTCGCGCGATCTGGCGAACACGCCGCCCCGGCACCTCAACGCCGTGAAGTTCGCCGAGGTCATCTCCGAGCTCGCGCCGCAGTTCGGCCTCGAGGTCGAGGTCTTCGACCGGCAGCAGCTCATGGACCTCGGCACCGGCGGCCTGCTCGGGGTGAACGCGGGCAGCACCGAGGAACCGCGCATGATCAAGATCTCCTACCGCCCCGACCAGGGCGGTGACGACGCAGCGCACCTCGCACTCATCGGCAAGGGCATCATGTACGACTCCGGCGGCATCAGCCTGAAGCCGTCGAACGCCATGCACGCCGCGATGAAGTTCGACATGATGGGCGCCGCGGGCGTGTTCTCATCGATGACGGCACTTCGCGACCTCGGCGCCCAGACAGCCGTCACCGGATGGCTCATGTGCACCGACAACATGCCGTCAGGCAGCGCCACCAAGCTCGGCGACGTGCTCACCATCCGAGGCGGCACGACCGTCGAGGTCAAGAACACCGATGCGGAGGGCCGTCTGGTCATGGCCGACGGCCTGGTGCTGGCGACCGAGGAGGCGCATCGCCCGGACGCGATCGTCGATATCGCCACCCTCACCGGTGCGGCGCAGGCAGCCCTCGGCACGCGGACCGCCGCGATGCTCGCGAACAACGACGATGTCTCCGCACAGCTCCTCGCCGCGGCAGACGCGACCGATGAGACCACCTGGCGTCTGCCGCTCGATCACCGGTACCGCGATCAGCTGAAGTCGAACGTCGCCGACCTCTCGAACATCGGCGGGCAGTACGGCGGCGCGATCCTCGCCGGGTTGTTCCTCAACGAGTTCGTCGACGGGATCCCGTGGGGCCACCTCGACATCGCTGGAACGATGCAGTCGGAATCGGACGACCTCTGGCGCTCGACCGGGTCGACGGGCTTCGGCGCCCGTCTGCTGGCGGAGTTCGCGACGGCATTCGAGAAGCCGTCGACCGAAGTAGAGTAA
- a CDS encoding GNAT family N-acetyltransferase, with amino-acid sequence MLSNAYLRNREHLKPWEPIRAAEFFTERFQREDIERKLAAGATDESLPLALVGDREIVGRFNLAGVSRGPFQSAGLGYWIDRNHQGRGLASAAVHAIVTAAREELGLHRVEASTLVHNMSSQRVLMKNGFHKIGMAPRYLQIAGEWQDHNLYQVILHE; translated from the coding sequence ATGCTGTCCAACGCGTATCTCCGCAATCGGGAACACCTCAAGCCATGGGAACCGATCCGCGCTGCTGAGTTCTTTACGGAACGCTTTCAGCGGGAGGACATTGAGCGCAAACTCGCTGCTGGCGCAACTGATGAGAGCCTCCCGCTGGCTCTCGTTGGTGACCGGGAGATCGTCGGTCGCTTCAACCTCGCAGGAGTCAGTCGTGGGCCGTTCCAAAGCGCGGGGCTGGGTTATTGGATCGACAGAAATCATCAGGGCAGGGGTCTCGCCTCTGCCGCGGTTCACGCAATCGTGACTGCAGCCCGGGAAGAACTCGGGCTGCATCGAGTGGAGGCCAGCACGCTGGTGCACAACATGAGTTCCCAACGTGTGCTCATGAAAAACGGGTTCCACAAGATCGGCATGGCACCCCGATACCTACAGATTGCCGGAGAATGGCAGGATCACAACCTCTACCAGGTCATCCTGCACGAGTAA
- a CDS encoding tetratricopeptide repeat protein, protein MTFDWDTRIERFWREADDTVPERMLATMRGLMEERPAEDPDALYEWASVHDFLGMEAQAIPLYESALRAGLSGDRRPQAVIQLSSSLRNVGRAEEAVRLLNAETSGGVTGDAAAAFLALALHSSGRPNEALSVALRALAGTLPMYGNAVTRYADELGGDSSPS, encoded by the coding sequence ATGACCTTCGACTGGGACACTCGCATCGAACGCTTCTGGCGTGAGGCAGACGACACCGTTCCCGAGCGGATGTTGGCGACGATGCGCGGCCTGATGGAAGAACGCCCGGCAGAAGATCCCGATGCCCTATATGAATGGGCGTCGGTGCACGACTTCCTCGGCATGGAGGCGCAGGCCATCCCGCTATACGAGTCGGCGCTTCGCGCGGGTCTTTCCGGAGACCGCAGACCCCAGGCCGTCATCCAGCTCTCCAGCTCGCTCAGGAACGTGGGGCGAGCGGAAGAGGCCGTCCGCCTCCTGAACGCCGAGACCTCAGGTGGCGTCACGGGAGACGCAGCGGCCGCCTTTCTCGCCCTCGCCCTGCACTCGAGCGGCCGACCGAATGAGGCTCTCAGCGTTGCTCTGCGGGCGCTCGCCGGGACCCTCCCGATGTACGGGAACGCGGTCACCCGATATGCGGACGAACTCGGCGGCGACTCCAGCCCGTCCTGA
- a CDS encoding amidohydrolase, whose amino-acid sequence MRIDTLIENARITTVDPSRPTAERLGILNGRIIGIDDDLDGVVATDRVDLGGAPVVPGFNDAHFHFSMVGLEMVQLDLTPATTPDLETLYARVRDFAGSREEGSWVLAQGYDQNKLGGTHPDREVLDRIAGGRPVYLLHNSHHMAVVNSEALRRAGHTDPDQLTAPVGGELGRRSDGTFSGLLQEQAMTLVTHVLRPVGQEALVEGLAAASRWCAQHGITSATEPGVGGTMIGHGPADVRAYQVARERGLLHTRLTLMPYIDALHSIGDIGAGPAQPGWGIDLGVRSGFGDEWVSLGPVKIMSDGSLIGRTAAMCCDYHDTPGNSGFLQWEQDDLHDLLVTAHVNGWQVAAHAIGDRAIDVVLDAFDDGQRILPRPDARHRLEHVAVASDAQVDRIVSGGYIPVPQGRFISELGDGFASALGSERLDLAYRMRSFVDAGVELPGSTDAPVVSGEPLPSLHDMVNRRSATGVSIGAREALTPAQALRAYTHGSAHAVHEERFKGTLTPGKAADLVVLSDDPMSVPPDRIRDIEVRATMVGGVFRHDAEGVLSAAL is encoded by the coding sequence ATGCGCATCGATACCCTCATCGAGAACGCCCGCATCACCACCGTCGACCCCTCGCGTCCGACGGCAGAGCGGCTCGGGATTCTGAACGGCAGGATCATCGGGATCGACGACGACCTCGACGGAGTCGTCGCCACGGATCGCGTCGACCTCGGAGGGGCACCGGTGGTTCCCGGCTTCAACGACGCGCACTTCCACTTCTCCATGGTCGGGCTGGAGATGGTCCAGCTCGACCTGACCCCGGCGACGACTCCCGACCTCGAGACGCTGTACGCACGGGTGCGCGATTTCGCCGGCTCGCGTGAAGAGGGCTCCTGGGTGCTCGCCCAAGGATACGACCAGAACAAGCTCGGCGGCACGCATCCGGACCGCGAGGTGCTCGATCGTATCGCCGGGGGTCGCCCCGTCTACCTCCTGCACAATTCCCACCACATGGCGGTCGTGAACTCCGAGGCGCTGCGGCGGGCCGGTCACACCGATCCGGACCAGCTGACCGCACCGGTCGGCGGCGAGCTGGGCAGGCGGAGCGACGGCACATTCAGCGGCCTCCTCCAGGAGCAGGCGATGACGCTGGTCACTCATGTGCTGCGCCCCGTGGGGCAGGAGGCTCTCGTCGAAGGCCTCGCCGCCGCGTCCAGGTGGTGCGCCCAGCACGGAATCACCAGCGCCACCGAGCCCGGGGTCGGCGGCACCATGATCGGTCACGGCCCCGCCGACGTGCGCGCCTACCAGGTCGCCAGGGAACGCGGACTGCTGCACACCCGGTTGACGCTGATGCCGTACATTGATGCCCTGCACAGCATCGGCGATATCGGCGCGGGCCCGGCGCAGCCTGGCTGGGGTATCGATCTCGGCGTTCGCAGCGGATTCGGGGACGAGTGGGTGAGTCTTGGACCGGTGAAGATCATGAGCGACGGCTCGCTCATCGGGCGCACCGCCGCGATGTGCTGCGATTACCACGACACCCCCGGCAACTCCGGCTTCCTTCAGTGGGAGCAGGACGATCTGCACGACCTCCTCGTCACCGCCCACGTGAACGGCTGGCAGGTCGCAGCACACGCCATCGGGGATCGGGCGATCGATGTGGTGCTCGACGCCTTCGACGATGGGCAGCGAATCCTCCCACGCCCGGATGCACGGCATCGGCTCGAGCACGTAGCCGTGGCGAGTGACGCGCAGGTCGATCGCATCGTCAGCGGCGGATACATTCCGGTGCCCCAGGGGCGCTTCATCTCGGAGCTCGGAGACGGATTCGCTTCCGCGCTCGGCTCCGAGCGTCTCGACCTGGCCTACCGGATGCGCAGCTTCGTGGACGCGGGGGTCGAACTCCCCGGATCGACCGACGCGCCCGTCGTCTCTGGTGAACCCCTGCCTTCGCTGCACGACATGGTCAACCGCCGGAGCGCGACCGGAGTGAGTATTGGAGCACGGGAGGCACTGACCCCCGCCCAGGCCTTGCGCGCATACACTCACGGCTCGGCGCACGCGGTGCACGAGGAGCGATTCAAGGGAACGCTCACGCCGGGGAAGGCGGCTGATCTCGTGGTGCTCTCCGATGATCCGATGAGCGTCCCACCGGACCGGATCCGCGATATCGAGGTGCGCGCGACGATGGTGGGCGGAGTTTTCCGCCACGACGCGGAGGGTGTGCTCAGCGCGGCGCTCTGA
- a CDS encoding LLM class flavin-dependent oxidoreductase → MRAFGFLSFGHYAAVPGSATRDAGDMLRQTVEIAEGADELGVNGAYVRVHHFARQAASPIPLLTAMAARTKRIEVGTGVIDMRYENPLYFAEEAAALDYLADGRVALGVSRGSPETALRGYEAFGYTGSADPRGADIARDHFARFIEAISGETVVDSDPQVGPAGRLAIEPRSPGLRDRIWWGAGSIDTAEWTGRQGLNLMSSTLLTEATGEPLDVLQARQIERFRTAYREAGHTGAPRVSVSRSVFPIVTERDEMYFGLRDRNSQDQIGIIDGFRSTFGKTYADSPDRLIEALQQDAAVQAADTLMLTIPNQLGPEYNLHVLESFAKHVAPALGWKPNTEGPVQGDKI, encoded by the coding sequence ATGAGAGCTTTCGGATTCCTGTCATTCGGTCACTACGCAGCCGTTCCGGGCAGTGCCACCCGCGACGCGGGCGACATGCTGCGCCAAACGGTGGAGATCGCAGAGGGCGCTGACGAGCTCGGCGTCAACGGAGCGTACGTACGCGTGCACCACTTCGCCAGGCAGGCCGCGTCGCCGATCCCCCTCCTCACCGCCATGGCAGCGCGCACGAAGCGCATCGAAGTCGGTACGGGCGTCATCGACATGCGATACGAGAACCCGCTGTACTTCGCCGAGGAGGCCGCGGCCCTCGACTACCTCGCCGACGGGCGCGTCGCTCTGGGAGTGAGCCGGGGATCCCCCGAGACCGCGCTGCGCGGCTACGAGGCGTTCGGCTACACGGGATCCGCCGATCCGCGAGGCGCCGACATCGCGCGCGACCACTTCGCCCGCTTCATAGAGGCGATCTCCGGAGAGACGGTGGTGGACAGCGACCCGCAGGTGGGGCCCGCAGGCCGCCTCGCGATCGAACCACGGTCCCCCGGCCTGCGCGACCGGATCTGGTGGGGCGCCGGATCCATCGACACTGCCGAGTGGACCGGACGCCAGGGACTCAACCTCATGAGCTCGACGCTCCTCACCGAGGCCACGGGCGAGCCGCTCGACGTGCTGCAGGCTCGACAGATCGAGCGGTTCCGCACCGCATACCGGGAGGCAGGGCACACCGGTGCGCCGCGAGTCTCGGTGAGCCGCAGCGTCTTCCCGATCGTCACCGAACGGGACGAGATGTACTTCGGCCTGCGTGACCGCAACTCGCAGGACCAGATCGGCATCATCGACGGATTCCGCTCCACGTTCGGGAAGACCTACGCGGATTCCCCCGACCGACTCATCGAAGCGCTGCAGCAGGACGCGGCGGTGCAGGCCGCGGACACGCTCATGCTCACGATCCCGAATCAACTCGGCCCCGAGTACAACCTCCACGTGCTCGAGTCGTTCGCAAAGCACGTTGCGCCCGCTCTCGGCTGGAAGCCGAACACCGAGGGGCCGGTGCAGGGAGACAAGATCTGA
- a CDS encoding MFS transporter: MSTPPSTQHRDRQAGKARFAAFLGTTVEWYDFFIYSTAAALAFGPVFFPDQTQGTALLLSFATFWAGFLARPIGGIVFGHLGDRLGRKNTLVATLLIMGIATFCIGLLPGAATIGVWAPVLLVFFRALQGFAVGGEWGGAVLLASEAGPKSKVVRGGMWVQQGSPAGNVLATAVFALVALLPSEDFIAWGWRIPFLMSAVLVIIGLVIRTRLEESREFVENRATGEQVRVPIASLFKHHWKPTFAAVFASAIGIAMAYFVSAFMLSYTTNTLGIERGVMLNVLLVAAILQFIWQPLATRIAEKVGSAKFMIVSLSVQAVFVVPMFLLANTGNIALIATGIYVSYLAGAGYYAVLAGFLAQAFPVEVRYTGVSFAYQASSTLIGGTTPMLAQIFLNSAGWGGVAGFNIALIVVTIIGVAALATLTGFSAVSERRQRDLDA, from the coding sequence ATGTCCACTCCCCCATCCACGCAGCACCGTGACCGACAGGCGGGCAAAGCCCGCTTCGCCGCATTCCTCGGTACTACTGTCGAGTGGTACGACTTCTTCATCTACAGCACGGCAGCAGCTCTCGCGTTCGGCCCCGTCTTCTTCCCGGACCAGACGCAGGGAACTGCGCTGCTCCTCTCGTTCGCCACGTTCTGGGCCGGCTTCCTCGCGCGGCCGATCGGCGGCATCGTCTTCGGCCACCTCGGGGATCGTCTCGGCCGCAAGAACACCCTGGTCGCCACGCTGCTCATCATGGGGATCGCGACGTTCTGCATCGGGCTCCTGCCAGGCGCCGCCACGATCGGCGTATGGGCCCCGGTGCTGCTGGTGTTCTTCCGCGCACTCCAGGGCTTCGCCGTCGGAGGCGAGTGGGGTGGAGCCGTTCTGCTCGCTTCTGAAGCGGGCCCGAAGAGCAAGGTGGTTCGCGGGGGCATGTGGGTCCAGCAGGGATCGCCCGCCGGGAACGTCCTCGCGACGGCTGTCTTCGCCCTCGTCGCGCTCCTCCCGAGCGAGGACTTCATCGCATGGGGGTGGCGCATCCCGTTCCTGATGTCCGCCGTGCTCGTCATCATCGGCCTCGTGATCCGCACGCGCCTCGAGGAATCGCGCGAGTTCGTCGAGAACCGGGCCACCGGTGAGCAGGTCAGGGTGCCGATCGCCTCCCTGTTCAAGCACCACTGGAAGCCCACATTCGCCGCCGTGTTCGCGAGCGCTATCGGTATCGCCATGGCCTACTTCGTGAGTGCATTCATGCTCTCGTACACGACGAATACCCTCGGGATCGAACGCGGAGTCATGCTCAACGTGCTCCTCGTCGCCGCGATCCTGCAGTTCATCTGGCAGCCGCTCGCCACTCGGATCGCCGAGAAAGTCGGCAGCGCGAAGTTCATGATCGTGTCGCTTTCGGTGCAGGCCGTGTTCGTCGTACCGATGTTCCTGCTGGCGAACACGGGAAACATCGCCCTCATCGCGACCGGCATCTACGTCTCCTACCTCGCCGGCGCCGGCTACTACGCGGTGCTGGCCGGATTCCTCGCTCAAGCATTCCCCGTCGAGGTCCGTTACACAGGGGTGTCGTTCGCCTATCAGGCGTCATCCACGCTCATCGGCGGCACCACACCGATGCTCGCGCAGATCTTCCTGAACTCCGCCGGCTGGGGAGGCGTCGCCGGGTTCAACATCGCCCTCATCGTCGTCACGATCATCGGGGTCGCAGCTCTGGCAACCCTCACCGGTTTCAGCGCTGTGAGCGAGCGCCGGCAGCGCGATCTCGACGCCTGA
- a CDS encoding bifunctional alpha,alpha-trehalose-phosphate synthase (UDP-forming)/trehalose-phosphatase: MSQDTSATESGAEAPRSGKHDFVVVSNRLPVDRVTQADGSVAWRTSPGGLVTAMEPVVRDLGCVWVGWPGSIDEELEPFRIGDTDLRPIALDAVEFAEYYEGFSNDTIWPLYHDVISPPGYHREWWDRYVSVNRRFAEAAAKVAAKGATVWVHDYQLQLVPGMLREMRPDLVIAFFLHIPFPSNGLFGQLPWRKQVLNGLLGADVIGFQRVADAANFRSAVRRYVGDPSNGNMIMLPERPAEGGKRALPERRVLAQEFPISIDAQSFAELAQSEEVQQRAREIRQELGNPDKIILGVDRLDYTKGIRHRLKAFSELLRDGNFGAGDVTLIQVASPSRERVEAYQQLRNEIEVTVSRINGDFGTIAHSPVTYLHRGYPRVEMAALYVAADVLAVTALRDGMNLVAKEYAACRTDEQGVLVLSEFAGAADELRRALLVNPHDIDGMKAAFTTALRMPEAEQRQRMRAMRRVVFRNNVARWSEAFLRAVETAAESRAELSAGEEDGESQTLTTPIFLPAGIDAVLRRLAAEQQLTIACDFDGTLAPIVSRPEDARILHRAEQALSVLQESPGVTVALISGRAVESLAATGIRTDGRVVAGSHGAELIGLPDAVKPAPPSAAERQQLDYLRALLSRRVRSVPGAWLEEKPLGSAVHVRQAEDPQAAERLLLDLLAEVKTLDPKGPKVRTRSGKQVLEFSVRAADKGTVLRQIREALPEAPVLFIGDDVTDEDALRTLGPGDLGVRVGSAESVAEYRVDDPEGVAAILARLAELRTGVTIGSGSDSTVIEETATGTLTVSRQEAAE; encoded by the coding sequence ATGAGCCAGGACACATCCGCCACCGAATCGGGTGCTGAGGCGCCTCGCAGCGGCAAGCACGACTTCGTGGTGGTCTCGAACCGCCTGCCCGTCGACCGGGTGACCCAGGCGGACGGTTCCGTGGCGTGGCGTACTTCGCCCGGCGGCCTCGTCACCGCAATGGAACCCGTCGTGCGCGACCTGGGCTGCGTCTGGGTCGGGTGGCCGGGCAGCATCGACGAAGAACTCGAGCCGTTCCGCATCGGTGACACCGACCTGCGCCCCATTGCCCTCGACGCCGTGGAGTTCGCGGAGTACTACGAGGGCTTCTCCAATGACACCATCTGGCCGCTCTACCACGACGTGATCTCGCCTCCCGGCTACCACCGTGAGTGGTGGGACCGGTATGTGAGCGTGAATCGCCGGTTCGCGGAAGCCGCCGCGAAGGTTGCCGCGAAGGGTGCCACGGTCTGGGTGCACGACTACCAGCTGCAGCTCGTACCAGGCATGCTCCGTGAGATGCGCCCCGACCTGGTTATCGCGTTCTTCCTCCACATCCCGTTCCCCTCGAACGGTCTCTTCGGACAGCTGCCTTGGCGCAAGCAGGTGCTGAACGGCTTGCTCGGCGCCGATGTCATCGGCTTCCAGCGCGTCGCGGACGCCGCGAACTTCCGGTCGGCAGTGCGGCGCTATGTCGGCGACCCCTCGAACGGCAACATGATCATGCTGCCCGAGCGGCCGGCCGAGGGCGGCAAGCGGGCGCTGCCCGAACGGCGGGTGCTCGCACAGGAGTTCCCGATCTCGATCGACGCGCAGTCGTTTGCCGAGCTCGCACAGTCCGAAGAGGTGCAGCAGCGAGCTCGTGAGATCCGTCAAGAACTCGGAAACCCCGACAAGATCATCCTCGGTGTCGACCGCCTCGACTACACGAAGGGCATCCGTCACCGCCTGAAGGCCTTCTCCGAGCTGCTGCGCGACGGCAATTTCGGTGCGGGAGATGTCACGCTCATCCAGGTCGCCAGCCCGAGCCGGGAGCGCGTCGAGGCGTACCAGCAGCTCCGCAACGAGATCGAGGTGACCGTCAGTCGTATCAACGGCGACTTCGGCACCATCGCCCACAGTCCGGTGACGTACCTGCATCGCGGCTACCCGCGTGTGGAGATGGCCGCGCTCTACGTCGCCGCCGATGTGCTCGCGGTGACCGCGCTCAGGGACGGCATGAACCTCGTCGCCAAGGAGTACGCCGCCTGTCGCACCGACGAACAGGGTGTGCTCGTGCTCAGCGAATTCGCGGGCGCGGCCGACGAGCTGCGGCGCGCGCTCCTCGTGAACCCGCACGACATCGACGGGATGAAAGCGGCGTTCACGACGGCGCTCCGCATGCCCGAGGCCGAGCAGCGGCAGCGCATGCGCGCCATGCGGCGCGTCGTCTTCCGCAACAACGTGGCCCGCTGGTCGGAGGCCTTCCTTCGTGCGGTCGAGACCGCCGCCGAGAGCCGCGCGGAGCTCAGTGCGGGGGAGGAGGATGGCGAGAGCCAGACGCTCACGACGCCGATCTTCCTGCCCGCAGGTATCGATGCCGTGCTCCGACGGCTCGCCGCCGAACAGCAGCTCACCATCGCCTGCGACTTCGACGGAACGCTCGCTCCGATCGTCTCGCGCCCCGAAGATGCACGCATCCTCCACCGTGCCGAGCAGGCGCTCTCGGTGCTGCAGGAATCGCCCGGCGTCACCGTCGCACTGATCTCGGGCCGCGCGGTGGAGAGCCTCGCGGCGACCGGGATCCGGACCGACGGACGCGTCGTCGCGGGATCCCACGGTGCTGAGCTCATCGGACTTCCCGACGCGGTCAAACCGGCGCCCCCCTCGGCGGCCGAGCGGCAGCAGCTCGACTATCTGCGTGCTCTGCTCTCCCGTCGTGTGCGTTCCGTTCCCGGGGCGTGGCTCGAGGAGAAACCGCTCGGCAGCGCCGTGCACGTGCGTCAGGCGGAGGACCCGCAGGCGGCGGAGCGCCTCCTGCTCGATCTGCTCGCTGAAGTGAAGACGCTGGACCCCAAGGGGCCCAAGGTGCGTACGCGGAGCGGGAAGCAGGTGCTCGAGTTCTCGGTCCGCGCCGCCGACAAGGGGACGGTGCTGCGACAGATCAGGGAGGCCCTCCCGGAAGCGCCCGTCCTGTTCATCGGAGACGACGTCACCGATGAGGATGCGCTCCGCACGCTCGGACCAGGAGACCTCGGGGTGCGCGTCGGGTCTGCGGAGTCTGTGGCCGAGTACCGTGTCGATGATCCCGAGGGCGTTGCCGCGATCCTCGCCCGACTCGCCGAACTGCGCACGGGCGTGACGATCGGGTCCGGATCCGACTCCACCGTGATCGAGGAGACCGCGACGGGCACACTGACAGTGTCCAGGCAGGAGGCCGCCGAGTGA
- a CDS encoding GNAT family N-acetyltransferase — protein sequence MGEERSVRVLSKGALKREDVKDLIRLATDADGERLRRIMLDELRHLSVLGITDEDRVVGFVAFDVDRDPAVIEYIAVAPDHQGHGHGKTLVHATRSAARDGAVYAETDDDAVDFYRRLGFAVVPRDPDPRWPDRQRYACLLGSASG from the coding sequence GTGGGAGAAGAACGCAGCGTCCGTGTGCTCAGCAAGGGAGCTTTGAAGCGCGAGGACGTCAAGGACCTCATCAGACTGGCCACCGACGCCGACGGCGAGCGCCTGCGACGCATCATGCTCGACGAGCTCAGGCACCTCTCGGTGCTCGGGATCACCGACGAGGATCGTGTCGTCGGTTTCGTCGCGTTCGACGTCGACCGCGATCCCGCGGTGATCGAGTACATCGCGGTCGCCCCGGACCACCAGGGACACGGCCACGGGAAGACGCTCGTGCACGCGACGCGATCCGCCGCACGAGACGGAGCCGTCTACGCGGAAACCGACGACGATGCCGTTGACTTCTACCGAAGACTCGGGTTCGCGGTCGTACCGCGGGATCCCGACCCGCGATGGCCGGATCGGCAGCGCTACGCGTGCCTTCTCGGGTCGGCCTCCGGGTAG